In one Leptospiraceae bacterium genomic region, the following are encoded:
- a CDS encoding FIST C-terminal domain-containing protein encodes MYKNQYISSQLFHNSDEIPLAVQDKNAGLILCFYGADFDYTTLFHTLKKTGIPFLGCMDIARLSNSEYRFETNSVAVMTISKEILEKVGVIAYDMRRTTSNHSMYQSSKDEYSRILTKLGFDLSSPDMERDFSINLLFGLQSANSVLSAQNEVSLFQQTVGGSSGGKLDFISSSVISSKGMGSIGATAVIRLKPEYYFFIDRASSFDPMEGILAVTKLASPRYILELNNRPAAEEYARVIGKSTSDLGAAVYAMYTLGIEPGDGEKLITSIMKDDGKTGLLTYNDLLEGAHLNIYKAKLQYEDRLAKLQTIDKEKLIGYISFDCVLCYLARDANKEIETIAALYETAFPGTPKIGFGTFSENFCGANVNQTETYLAILKR; translated from the coding sequence ATGTATAAAAATCAATATATTTCTTCTCAACTTTTTCACAACTCGGATGAAATTCCTTTAGCAGTGCAAGATAAAAATGCAGGATTAATCCTTTGTTTTTATGGGGCTGATTTCGATTATACGACACTTTTTCATACTCTTAAAAAAACAGGAATCCCGTTTTTAGGTTGTATGGATATCGCAAGACTTTCCAATTCAGAGTATCGCTTTGAGACAAATTCAGTTGCAGTCATGACAATTTCTAAAGAGATTCTAGAAAAAGTAGGAGTCATTGCCTATGATATGAGGAGAACTACGAGTAACCACTCGATGTATCAATCTAGCAAAGACGAATACTCTCGAATCTTAACAAAATTAGGCTTTGATCTTTCTTCTCCTGATATGGAGAGAGATTTTTCTATTAATCTACTCTTCGGACTTCAATCTGCCAATTCAGTATTATCCGCTCAAAACGAAGTGAGTCTATTTCAACAAACGGTAGGCGGAAGCTCCGGCGGGAAACTAGACTTTATTAGTTCTAGTGTAATTTCTAGTAAAGGTATGGGCTCGATTGGGGCAACAGCCGTAATCCGCTTAAAACCAGAATACTATTTTTTTATCGATCGTGCTTCTAGCTTTGATCCGATGGAAGGAATTCTCGCAGTTACAAAGCTTGCTTCTCCCCGTTACATTCTTGAACTAAACAATCGTCCTGCAGCAGAGGAATACGCGCGAGTCATCGGTAAATCCACTTCTGATTTGGGAGCTGCGGTATATGCAATGTATACTCTCGGAATTGAACCCGGTGACGGAGAAAAACTCATCACTAGTATTATGAAAGATGATGGAAAGACTGGTCTATTGACTTATAATGATTTGCTCGAAGGAGCTCATCTTAATATCTACAAAGCAAAACTTCAATACGAAGATCGTTTGGCAAAATTGCAAACAATCGACAAGGAAAAACTAATCGGATACATTTCCTTCGATTGTGTTCTATGCTATTTAGCAAGAGACGCCAACAAAGAAATCGAAACCATCGCCGCTCTCTATGAAACTGCATTCCCCGGCACTCCCAAAATAGGCTTCGGCACATTCAGCGAAAATTTCTGCGGCGCCAATGTAAACCAAACAGAGACTTATCTTGCGATTTTAAAGAGGTAG
- a CDS encoding PAS domain S-box protein, protein MSSETKKTLLLVEDEVILAMANKQTLENYGYKVIVATSGEKAIEVFKETNSIELILMDIDLGEGLDGTKAAEALLELKEIPVVFLSSHTEPEVVEKTEKITSYGYVVKNSGPTVLDASIKMAFKLFNANKQIKESEARLREVLENSSDVSYKRNLQTNSYDYLSPVFVLISGYTQEEINKMPLEAVMNLFHADDAAETKRVISNALNHPAGEYEVNYRFRHKNGQFRWFHDKFTVLRDATGKPLALIGSVSDITERKKSETAVELLALRNQTLLNATSDGIHVMDDQGKIIEVNPAFCKMLGYTREELLQLKITDWDVLYSERQILEKIEELIDHPAVFETRHRRKDGSLYEVEINCICIKLEDSNFLYASAHDITERKRAEDLLQQTRQNYETFFNTIDDFLFVLDEQGKIVHENSTVTNRLGYSREELLGKSVLMVHPPERREEVGRIVGEMLNGKAEFCPVPVITKSGVQIPVETRVSLGSWNGKPAIFGVTKDISKIQLSEEKFSKLFYINPSACGLSDLEDRKYIEVNEAFYSLLGFDKNEVIGRTATELGILTPEVIETILAQADENGCVNNVEADLRTKTGEIKHVLLSAENIFVQNRKYRFTVAHDITERKRAEEEVKNLLQEKEIILKEVHHRIKNNMSTINGLLTLQAESMEEPSRGRNALLDAGSRVQSMMVLYDKLYHTTNFQRISIANFIPSLVDEIVINFPNAEVVTIEKNIDDIELDVKRLQTLGIIINELLTNIMKYAFNGKEQGRINISVNLNSTTNVNSIFLVVEDNGNSIPESIDFQNSTGFGLMLVGLLTKQLKGNIRIERENGTRVILEFEM, encoded by the coding sequence ATGAGCAGTGAAACGAAAAAAACACTTCTCCTTGTAGAAGATGAAGTTATTTTAGCTATGGCTAATAAGCAAACGCTTGAGAATTACGGATACAAAGTCATCGTTGCCACCTCCGGGGAAAAAGCCATTGAAGTGTTTAAGGAAACAAATTCTATCGAACTCATCCTAATGGATATAGATTTAGGAGAAGGTTTAGACGGAACGAAAGCAGCCGAGGCACTATTAGAACTAAAAGAAATCCCAGTAGTATTTCTTTCTAGTCATACAGAACCCGAAGTTGTTGAAAAAACAGAAAAGATTACTTCTTACGGTTATGTAGTGAAGAACTCAGGTCCTACTGTTCTTGATGCCTCTATTAAAATGGCATTTAAGCTTTTCAATGCGAACAAACAAATCAAAGAAAGCGAGGCTCGTTTAAGAGAGGTTCTTGAAAATTCCTCTGATGTTTCCTACAAACGCAATTTACAAACTAATTCCTATGATTATCTAAGCCCTGTTTTTGTTCTAATCTCTGGATATACGCAAGAAGAAATCAATAAAATGCCACTGGAAGCTGTGATGAACTTATTCCACGCAGATGATGCAGCGGAAACCAAGCGAGTGATTTCAAATGCACTAAATCACCCCGCCGGTGAATACGAAGTAAACTATCGCTTTAGGCATAAAAATGGTCAGTTCAGATGGTTTCATGATAAATTTACGGTGTTACGTGATGCCACTGGAAAACCGTTAGCACTGATTGGAAGCGTAAGTGATATTACAGAGCGTAAAAAGTCAGAGACAGCAGTTGAGTTACTCGCGCTTCGCAATCAAACATTACTGAACGCAACGAGTGATGGCATTCATGTAATGGATGATCAAGGAAAAATCATAGAAGTAAACCCGGCATTCTGTAAAATGCTAGGTTATACACGCGAAGAATTATTACAGCTTAAGATTACCGATTGGGATGTATTGTATTCAGAAAGACAAATCTTAGAAAAAATAGAAGAATTAATTGATCATCCCGCTGTATTTGAAACAAGGCATCGTCGTAAAGACGGTTCTTTATATGAAGTCGAAATCAATTGTATTTGTATTAAATTAGAAGACAGTAATTTTCTATATGCTTCTGCTCATGATATAACGGAACGGAAACGAGCAGAAGATTTATTGCAGCAGACCCGTCAGAATTACGAAACCTTCTTTAACACTATTGATGATTTTCTCTTCGTCTTAGATGAACAGGGAAAAATAGTCCATGAAAATTCAACTGTAACGAATCGACTCGGATATTCAAGAGAAGAGCTCCTCGGAAAATCTGTCCTTATGGTTCATCCTCCCGAGCGTCGTGAGGAAGTAGGCAGAATAGTAGGGGAAATGTTGAACGGAAAAGCAGAATTTTGTCCTGTTCCCGTTATCACAAAATCAGGCGTTCAAATTCCAGTTGAGACAAGGGTGTCTCTTGGTTCTTGGAATGGTAAGCCTGCCATCTTTGGAGTGACGAAAGATATTTCCAAGATTCAATTGTCAGAAGAAAAGTTTTCCAAATTGTTTTATATTAATCCGTCTGCCTGTGGATTAAGTGATTTAGAAGATCGCAAATACATTGAAGTCAACGAAGCATTTTATTCTCTACTTGGATTTGATAAAAATGAAGTGATTGGTAGAACAGCTACTGAGTTAGGCATATTAACTCCCGAAGTAATCGAAACAATTTTAGCGCAAGCAGATGAGAATGGTTGTGTAAATAATGTGGAAGCCGATTTAAGAACTAAGACCGGCGAAATTAAACATGTGCTATTATCCGCTGAAAACATTTTTGTTCAAAATAGAAAGTATCGCTTTACGGTTGCCCATGATATTACAGAGCGCAAACGAGCCGAGGAAGAAGTAAAAAACCTTCTCCAAGAAAAAGAAATCATACTAAAAGAAGTGCATCATCGCATTAAAAACAATATGAGCACAATTAATGGTCTACTTACTTTACAAGCAGAAAGTATGGAAGAGCCTTCACGTGGAAGAAATGCTCTCTTAGATGCGGGAAGCCGTGTGCAGAGTATGATGGTTTTATATGATAAATTATATCATACGACCAATTTCCAAAGAATATCTATAGCAAATTTCATTCCTTCCTTGGTAGATGAGATTGTAATCAATTTTCCTAATGCCGAGGTTGTTACAATTGAGAAAAACATTGATGATATTGAGCTAGATGTAAAGAGATTGCAAACACTTGGAATTATCATCAATGAACTCTTGACCAATATTATGAAGTATGCGTTTAATGGAAAAGAACAGGGAAGAATTAATATTTCGGTGAATCTAAATTCTACAACAAATGTAAATTCTATTTTCTTAGTTGTGGAAGACAATGGGAATAGTATTCCTGAATCCATTGATTTTCAAAACTCAACTGGTTTTGGACTCATGCTAGTTGGATTACTCACAAAACAGTTAAAAGGAAATATACGAATCGAGCGGGAAAATGGAACAAGAGTTATTTTAGAGTTCGAGATGTGA
- a CDS encoding outer membrane protein transport protein, with protein sequence MNRIFLLLIVVLGQSVMADVDHNIKGAFGDRAAGMSGAYTAVSDDASGAYYNPAGLGFMYDSSSTTSTFSASDTRSSYYNLQGPGQGLTAHSSGMLPSYIGVAKSIDKWRYAFSLVNPSVENYDQSIQSYTPASISTVSSVQFQFTQNSQITYTGPSIAYLLTDKLSIGLTIYAFQDKNRASQKSVFGLKGGAYINESLEHTRDTRGVIPIFGLQYMITEKVGLGFSARKPFATYKYQRDQYIQTSSFTQSASDINLYDSSTRYDNAILGQPQAMNLPSNTPLKLFGKPVTNGGIPEPVELRMGISYFLSKRFLVAADWIHTSDFSKSKKIYAYEPSASLVILTDREYRDLRVYATDNYALGLEFFLTDFIALRAGYHTNQSNSRNVSWLESAIAANLRTNGKDLINLSNSNSSIVIYPNGQQSTRIPNYVNLIGYSVGISYETSNTSLSLNYVIESGRGSALPINFTPIVPYEFVDRKVYLGASVKK encoded by the coding sequence ATGAATAGAATCTTCTTATTGTTGATTGTAGTTTTAGGACAATCTGTTATGGCTGACGTGGATCACAATATAAAAGGTGCATTTGGGGATAGAGCTGCCGGCATGAGCGGTGCTTATACTGCTGTATCGGATGACGCTTCTGGAGCCTATTATAATCCTGCGGGACTTGGGTTTATGTATGACAGTTCTTCGACTACCTCTACGTTTAGTGCGAGTGATACGAGATCTTCTTATTACAATTTACAAGGTCCTGGTCAAGGACTTACGGCTCATTCCTCCGGAATGCTTCCTTCCTATATTGGTGTAGCTAAGTCGATAGACAAATGGAGATATGCTTTTAGTCTCGTAAATCCTTCCGTGGAAAACTACGATCAGAGCATTCAAAGCTATACACCGGCGAGTATTAGCACTGTGAGTAGTGTTCAGTTTCAATTTACACAAAACAGCCAGATCACCTATACAGGTCCGAGCATTGCTTATCTTTTAACCGACAAACTCTCTATTGGTCTTACCATTTATGCCTTCCAAGATAAAAATCGTGCCTCGCAAAAATCTGTTTTTGGTTTAAAGGGAGGTGCCTATATAAATGAGTCTCTCGAACATACGAGGGATACGAGGGGAGTCATTCCCATTTTTGGTTTGCAGTATATGATTACAGAAAAAGTCGGCTTGGGTTTTTCTGCTAGAAAACCGTTTGCGACGTATAAGTATCAAAGAGACCAATACATTCAAACAAGTAGTTTTACACAAAGTGCAAGTGATATCAATCTATATGATAGTTCCACTCGTTATGACAATGCAATTCTCGGTCAGCCGCAGGCAATGAATCTCCCATCCAATACTCCACTCAAGCTTTTTGGCAAGCCTGTAACGAACGGAGGAATTCCAGAACCAGTTGAGTTAAGAATGGGAATATCTTATTTTTTATCCAAGCGATTTCTTGTGGCAGCGGACTGGATTCACACCTCTGATTTTTCAAAGTCCAAGAAAATATATGCCTATGAGCCCAGCGCTTCTCTAGTCATTTTGACAGACAGAGAGTATCGCGATTTGCGAGTCTATGCAACCGACAATTATGCTTTAGGATTAGAGTTTTTCTTAACAGACTTCATTGCACTCAGAGCAGGTTATCATACCAATCAATCGAATAGCAGAAATGTTTCTTGGTTAGAATCAGCAATAGCCGCAAACCTACGCACAAACGGGAAAGATCTAATTAATCTATCTAACTCAAACAGTTCCATAGTAATTTATCCAAACGGTCAGCAGAGCACTAGAATTCCGAACTATGTAAATTTAATAGGATACTCAGTTGGGATTTCTTATGAAACAAGTAATACTTCTTTAAGCTTAAACTATGTAATTGAATCAGGCAGAGGTAGTGCTCTTCCTATTAACTTTACTCCCATTGTTCCCTATGAGTTTGTAGATAGAAAAGTATACTTAGGTGCTTCTGTGAAAAAGTAA
- a CDS encoding DUF1566 domain-containing protein, with protein sequence MKTIILVIFALFFDCCFLLPPKAVLNNGYDGPLPIIAKLIDDLSQRANSLSPVNTFSLRNVPTKISEGGFQTIYIRLSLKTSDTQTVIIASDNPAIEVGNASSTTLTFAPNYSTIEQSFTLNALIDNNQIDETAQITISSSSIETTTLSIKNTDTLGSWISISNGNIVEGSTGNINVKLTQKPFENIAVTLSSSLTELSIDTPQIIFTSDNWNTNQTIGLTGSIDSNSISETVTITGNATGISNTGTVQYLENGIIIAGANSIKANNTAIILVSLERQPKQNVSVSLKSNTGEVTVSSSNLLFTAQNYNTAQTITLSSGSLTITKATITASSNGISDKTTSIWSSIPVAYSWGTFTDNFNGTIQFDGIAGTFGGNIYTAKTLTFMKCTQGQTYDSTNNTCIGSPITYQFCSTVSNNCNNGDLNQILGSAFLNNAYSSAYNTCDDLIFAGKTDWRVPTISELKTLIHCTDKTMPSVMYMGCSLGNFSSPAVNGLFPNTVAYNYWSSATYATLDQNALTVYFSDGSLSNSPKNTDTYHYIRCISGQ encoded by the coding sequence ATGAAAACCATTATCTTAGTAATATTTGCATTATTCTTCGACTGTTGCTTTCTATTGCCTCCAAAGGCAGTTTTAAACAATGGCTATGATGGTCCTTTACCAATTATTGCTAAGCTGATTGACGATTTGAGCCAAAGGGCGAACTCTCTCTCACCGGTGAATACTTTTTCTCTAAGAAATGTTCCGACAAAGATTTCAGAAGGAGGATTTCAAACCATTTATATTCGTCTTTCTTTAAAAACATCGGATACGCAAACCGTTATCATAGCCAGTGACAATCCTGCCATAGAAGTTGGGAATGCGAGTAGCACGACTTTGACTTTTGCCCCCAATTATTCCACGATCGAACAATCTTTCACATTGAATGCATTGATAGATAATAATCAAATAGACGAAACTGCACAGATAACAATTAGTTCAAGCAGTATAGAGACAACAACATTGAGTATAAAAAATACAGATACATTGGGAAGTTGGATTTCTATCTCGAATGGAAATATAGTAGAAGGATCAACGGGGAATATCAATGTTAAACTCACACAAAAGCCATTTGAAAATATTGCGGTTACTCTTAGTTCGTCTCTCACAGAGTTGTCTATTGATACTCCGCAGATTATTTTTACCTCCGATAACTGGAACACAAATCAAACGATAGGTCTTACAGGCTCGATAGACTCGAATTCAATTTCTGAGACTGTTACGATTACCGGAAATGCTACAGGAATTTCCAATACAGGAACGGTTCAATACTTAGAGAATGGAATTATAATAGCGGGTGCGAATAGCATAAAGGCAAACAATACGGCAATAATTCTAGTATCATTGGAAAGGCAACCGAAGCAAAATGTTTCAGTCAGTCTTAAATCCAATACGGGAGAAGTTACAGTAAGTAGCAGCAATTTACTATTTACCGCACAGAATTATAATACAGCGCAAACTATCACCTTATCATCGGGAAGCCTTACAATTACAAAAGCTACTATCACTGCAAGTTCAAATGGAATTTCTGATAAAACAACATCTATCTGGTCAAGTATTCCAGTTGCTTACAGTTGGGGAACATTTACGGATAACTTCAACGGAACCATTCAGTTTGATGGAATAGCGGGAACTTTCGGTGGAAATATTTATACAGCAAAAACTTTAACTTTTATGAAATGCACCCAAGGACAAACCTATGATTCTACGAATAATACATGTATAGGCTCCCCAATCACGTATCAGTTCTGTTCTACTGTTTCAAACAATTGTAATAATGGAGATTTGAATCAAATACTCGGAAGTGCTTTTTTAAATAATGCATATAGCTCTGCATACAATACCTGCGATGATTTAATCTTTGCCGGAAAAACAGATTGGAGAGTTCCAACTATCAGTGAGCTAAAAACTTTAATCCATTGCACTGATAAAACAATGCCATCGGTTATGTATATGGGCTGTTCGCTTGGAAATTTTTCCTCACCAGCGGTTAATGGTTTATTTCCAAATACTGTTGCCTACAATTACTGGTCTTCCGCTACTTATGCCACTTTAGATCAAAACGCTTTGACTGTATATTTCAGTGATGGATCTTTGTCTAACAGTCCAAAGAACACAGATACCTACCATTACATTCGTTGCATTTCAGGACAATGA